The genomic window TGCGCACCGTGGAGGTGCGCAAGGACGTGCAGGACGAGTTCAACGCGGACCTCCAGCGCAAACTGGGCAAGAGCGTCTGGATCAATGGCGGCTGCGCCAGCTGGTACCTGGACAAGCACGGCAACAACACCACGTTGTGGCCGGACTTCACTTTCGAATTCCGTAGGCTCACCAAGTCTTTCGACGTGGACGCCTATGAAACGACACCCGCGTCCGAACCGTCCCGAGCCGACCTGAAAGTGGGGGCACTGTGAGCAAAGATGCTTACTTCCGCGACAAAGTCTGTGTGATCACCGGAGCTGGCTCTGGCATAGGTCGCGCACTCGCCGAGAATCTGGCCAAGCGTGGCGCCAAGCTCGCGCTGTCCGACATCGACACCGAGGGCTTGGCCGAGACCGTGCGCCGCTGCGAAAAGCTTGGCGCCCAGGTGAAATCCGATCGGGTCAACGTGGCCGAGCGCGAGGCGGTGCTGCTCTACGCCGACGCGGTCAAGGCGCACTTCGGCGCCGTGCACCAGATCTACAACAATGCGGGCATCGCCTACCACGGTGACGTGATCAAGTCCGAGTTCAAGGACATCGAGCGGATCATGGACGTCGACTTCTGGGGCGTCGTCAACGGCACCAAGGCGTTCCTGCCGTTCCTGATGGACTCCGGCGCCGGGCACGTCGTCAACGTGTCCAGCCTCTTCGGCTTGATCGCGGTCCCCGGCCAAAGTGCTTACAACTCGGCCAAATTCGCGGTGCGCGGGTTCACCGAGGCGCTGCGCCAGGAGATGCTGGTCGGCAAGCACCCGGTCAAGGTCACCTGCGTGCACCCGGGCGGCATCAAGACCGCCGTCGCGCGCAACTCCACCTACGCCGAGGGCATCGACGGCAAGAAAGCCGCCGCGATGTTCGACGCGAAGCTGGCCATCCACACCCCGGAGATGGCCGCGCAAACCATCACCGAGGGCGTGCGCAAGGGACACGGGCGAGTGCTGATCGGCTGGGAGGCCAAGCTGCTCGACGTGTTCGTCCGCGTCACCGCCTCCGGCTACCAGCGCATCGCCGCCGTCGTGAACCGCCCGTTCCTACCCTGATTCGAGATCCAACCCATGCGGGACATCAATCTTCCGCTGCCCGTCGCCCGAGCGTTGCTGCGTCCGATCTTCCGCGTCACGCTGAACCAGCGGACGCCGTGGCGGATGCAGCGGCTCTTGCTCGAGGTGGGCTCGGCAGCGCAACTGGTGCCCGCGGGCACCACCGTGCACCGGCTTCGGCTCGGCGGCAGACCGGCCGAGCGGGTCACCGCCACCGCGACACCGACCGGTGCGGTGCTCTATCTGCACGGCGGCGGCTACGCGGTCGGCTCACCGGTGACCCACCGGTCGCTGACCGCCCGGCTGGCCAAGGAAACCGGCGCCGCCGTCTATGCCCTCGACTACCGCCTGGCACCGGAGCACCCGTTCCCCGCCGGGCTCGACGACGCCGAAGCGGCGTTCCTGGAACTGGTGAACAGCGCGGGCTACCAGCCGAACCAGATCGCCCTCTCCGGTGATTCGGCGGGCGGCGGTTTGTCGCTGGCCACCGCGCAGCGCCTGATCGCACGGCACGGGCACACCCCGGCCGCACTCGGCCTGATCGCGCCATGGACCGACCCGAACCAACCGCCGGAACGCGACAGCGATCTGATGATCACCCGGGGATGGTCGCGGGCCTGCGCTGCCGCCTATCTCGGTGGCGGGGATTCGAGTGATCCTGGTTACGCGCCGCTCACCGGCGAATTGGTCGGGCTGCCGCCGACCTATGTTCAGGTCGACGTCAGCGAGTTGCTGCACGGCCAATGCGTGGAGCTGGTCGCCGCGCTGCGGACGGCGGGCGTGCACGTCCGTTTCACCGAGAGCACCGGCCTGTGGCACGTCGCGCAGCTGCAAGCCGCGCTGGTCGCCCCGGCCGCCGCGGCGGTGAGCGAGCTGGCCGCGTTCCTACGGGAAGCGATTCAACCGGCCCACATGCGCGACTTAGGATAGCTACGAAGCGGATCCGTAGCTCGGGTGTTACGCACGGATCCGTTTCTGGTGGTCGACCTCACGGCCCTGACCAAGGTGTCGTAGATTACTGACCAGTAAACCCACGTGGAAGGGCACTGATGCGAGAGTTCGAAGTCCCGGCTTCCTACACAATTCCGGAAGACGCGAACAATTCTGACAACGTCTTCCGGCACGCCGAGGAGTCGCCCGGCGCGGTGCTGTTCAACGTTCCGAGCGGCGACGGTGGCTGGCAGGACGTGACGGCCGCGGAGTTCGCGAAGACCGTCACCGGTGTCGCCAAGGGACTGATCGCCTCGGGCATCGAACTCGGCGACCGGGTCGCCATCATGGCCCCCACCCGCTACGAGTGGGCCGTGCTCGACTTCGCCATCTGGGCGGTCGGCGGCTGCACCGTCGCGATCTACGACAGTTCCGCCGCCGAGCAGGCCAAGTGGATCCTGCAGGACTCCGCCACCAAGCTGCTGATCGTCGACAGCGACCGGCACCGCGCGGTCATCGATGAGATCGAGGCCGGTTCGCTGGCGGACCTGCGGGAGACCCTGCAGATCGACAAGGGCGCCGTCGACGAGCTGACCAGGCGCGGCGCCGACCTGGACGACCAGGCCGTGCACGACCGGCGCAAGCAGGTCAACGCCGAGTCGCCCGCGACCCTGATCTACACCTCCGGCACCACCGGACGCCCCAAGGGCGTCATGCTCTCGCACGCGAACCTCTACGCCGAGTCCAAGTCGGACCGGATCGCGCTCGGCAAATTCATCAGGCCCGGCAAGAAGACGCTGATGTTCCTGCCGATGGCGCACGTCTTCGCCCGCGCCGTCGCGCTGGCCGCGTTCGACGCCAAGGTGATCGTCGCGCACACCTCCGACTGGGCCACCCTGGTCGACCAGTTCGGCACGTACAAGCCGCACTTCATCCTGTCGGTGCCGCGGGTGTTCGAAAAGGTGTTCAACAGCGCCAAGCAGAAGGCGCACGACGGCGGCAAGGGCAAGATCTTCGACGCGGCCGCCGACACCGCCATCGCGTGGAGCGAGTCGCTCGACCACGGCGGGCCGGGACTGGTGCTCAAGCTCAAGCACGCGCTGTTCAACAAGCTGGTCTACAGCAAGTTGCAGGTCGCGCTCGGCGGTCAGTGCGAGGCCGCGGTCTCCGGCGGTGGTCCGCTCGGCGCCCGCCTCGGCCACTTCTTCCGTGGCGTCGGCGTCACCATCTACGAGGGCTACGGGCTCACCGAGACCACCGCCGCCATCACCGTGAACACCCCGGAAAACATCCGGGTCGGCTCGGTGGGCAAGCCCATCGAGGGCCACGGCGCCAAGATCGCCGAGGATGGCGAGCTGCTGCTGCGCGGCTCGGTGGTGTTCAACGGCTACTGGGGTAACGCCGAGGCCACCGAGGACGCTTTCCAGGACGGCTGGTTCAAGACCGGCGACCTCGGTGCCATCGACGCGGACGGGTACGTCACCATCACCGGCCGCAAGAAGGAAATCATCGTCACCGCGGGCGGCAAGAATGTCTCCCCCGCGCTGCTCGAGGATTCGCTGCGGGCCAACCCGCTGATCAGTCAGGTGATGGTGGTCGGCGACGGCCAGCCGTTCATCGGCGCGCTGATCACCCTGGACCCGGAGGCGCTGCCCGGCTGGCAGAAGAACCACAACGTGCCCGCCGACACCCCGATCGAGAAGTTGATCGAGAACCCGGAACTGATCGCCGAGATCGACGCCGCGGTCGCCGAGACCAACAAGAAGGTCTCGCACGCCGAGGGAATCAAGAAGATCCGCATCCTGCCGGTCGACTGGACCCAGGAGGGCGGCGAACTCACGCCGAAGTTGTCGCTCAAGCGTGCGGTCGTGATGAAGCAGCACGCCGACGACGTGGCGCAGATCTACAACTGAGTCGAGGCGTCGCGGCGCTGTTCGCGAGTTTCTTTCGCGGACAGCGCCTTTCGCTTTTTCGCAGGCACCAGGCCGCGGTTCACGTCCGAGTGGTGCGACATCTCGGTCCATCGCGGCGAGCGGGGCCGTCGGCGAATGGGCACTGGTGGGGGCTGCCCGGCAGTACGCTCGAAACCATGGCCGATCTGCGACTGCGGGTGGTAGCTGGGATCGTCTCGGCGGGCGTGGCGCTCGGCGTCGCGGAGTTGCTGGCGGCGTTCTTCGGTGCCGACCTGGCGCCAATGAACGCCATCGGCGCGACCGTGATCGACCACACGCCCGATGGTGTCCGCGAATGGGCCATCAGCACTTTTGGCACCAACGACAAGGCGGTTCTGTATATCTGCATGGGCCTGGTTGCCGTGCTGGTTGCCGGGTTGGCGGGGGCGATCGAACGCACCACGCGGGCGGCCGGGTCGGCGGTGCTCGCGATTTTCGGGGTGGTCGCCGCCATCGTGGTTGCCGCCAGGACCAGCGCCGCCGGTGCGCTGCCGACGATTATCGGCGTTGCGGTGGGCATCTACGCGTTGCGGGTGCTGACCCGTCGGATCGATGCGGCGGACGCGGCGACCGAGCAGGCGGCTACCGAAACGCGGGGTGTCACAACAGGATTCGGCGACAAGACAGGTAAGCCCGCGCCAACACCCGCGTCGCCGCGCGCCGGTTGCACCGCCGACCCCGCGAGAACAGAGCGGGCCGCCGCGAAGCCCGAACGGCGGCAGGTCTTGCAGGGTCTGTTGGTGGTGGGCGGGCTGGCTGTTGTCACCGGTGTTGGCGGGCGGTTGCTCGGGGCACGGCGACACGATGTGTCGGGTGAGCGAGCGGCGGTGGAATTGCCGCAGCCGAGTGCGCCGGAGACGCCGATCGCGCCGGGAGCCGATCTGCGGGTGCCGGGACTGACGCCGTATCTCACAGCCAACGAGGACTTCTATCGGATCGACACCGCGTTGGTCGTGCCGCAGGTGTCCAAGGACGATTGGTCGCTGCGCATTCACGGCCTTGTGGATCGCGAAATCCGGCTCACCTGGGCGGATTTGGCGAACCGACCGGCGGTGGAGCGGCTGGTGACGTTGGCGTGCGTGTCGAATCCGGTCGGTGGCGATCTGATCGGCAATGCCCGCTGGCTCGGCTACCGGCTCGATGAACTGCTCGCCGAGGCGGGCCCGCATCCCGACGCCGACATGGTGCTCTCACACAGCACCGACGGCTGGACCGCGGGCACGCCGCTGTCCGTCCTCACCGATGGCCGCGACGCGCTGCTCGCGGTCGGCATGAACGGCGAACCCCTCCCGGTCGTCCACGGCTATCCCGCCCGCCTGGTCGTGCCCGGCCTCTACGGCTACGTCTCCGCCACCAAGTGGGTGACCGAACTGGAGATCACCCGCTTCGACCGCGCCACCGCCTACTGGACCCGTCGCGGCTGGTCCGCCCTCGGCCCGATCAAAACCGGCACCCGCATCGACACCCCGCGCCCGCGCGGCCGAATCAAGCAGGGCCGCACCACCGTTGCCGGTGTCGCCTGGGCCCAGCACCGCGGCATCCGCGCCGTCGAAGTCCAGATCGACAACGGCCCCTGGCAAACCGCCCGCCTGGCCGACGAACAATCCATCGACACCTGGCGCCAATGGGTCTACGACTGGGATGCCACCCCCGGCCCGCACACCCTGCGCGCCCGCTCCACCGACGCCACCGGCGAGGTACAAACCGCCGAACGCCGCGACGTAGTCCCCGACGGCGCCACCGGCCACCCCTCCGTCACCGTCCAGGTCAGCTGATATCGCCCTCGACCTATGCCGATGTCCGCACTCGTCACCGGGATAGGATCGACACGGAATCCGTTGCCCGCCCAGAGGAGCGCTGCATGTCTGCCGTATTCGATTGGGCCAAAGAAGAGAACCTTCAGCCAGAACCGATCACAGTGGCGATCTGGAAAGAACTTCCAGAAGCTTTCTGCCGTCTCGTCGAAGTCGTCAACGGCGAAGCCGTCCGGGCCGAATCGCCGACCCGGCGGCACCAGAAAGCCGCCCGACGAATTGCCGACCTGGTCGAAGTGGCAGCTGAAACGCACATGAATCGCCATCAGGACGGCTGCTTGGACGTCGACACCGACTTCGATGTCGTGCTTTGGGAGTTTCCCAACGCCACGATCAGACGGCCCGACGTGGCACTTTTCGACTGCGCTCCGGAGGAGCTTCGGCCTTTGCCCGCGTCGATGGTAAAGCTAGCCATCGAAGTCGTCTCACCAACGTCTGAGAAAATCGACATCGCCGAGAAGAAAGCTGAGTATGCGCTTGCGGGTATTCCTTGGTATTGGATTGTCTGGACAGACGAGAACCAGGTCGCGTCCATAGCAATTCATGTACTTGATCACGCCCATGATCAGTACCGCTTACACGCCGTGCTCGAGCCGACCAGCACAGAGACCGTGATCGACATGCCGATTCGGATACGAATCGACTGGACTCGATTGTCAGAGCTGGTTCGCTGACCATCGCCCAGTCGAATGCTGCACCCCACCGACGGATGTCGGTGGGGTGCAGCACTCCTGAACTCAGCCGGTCAGTGAATCGGCCCTGGCGGGCTCGTCCTTCGGGCGGGCGGGGGCGGAGTGGCCGTGGCGGAGGAAGAGGGCGGAGGCGATGACGCCGATGAGGAGGATGGCGGCGGGGAGCAGGGTGGCTTGGCTGAGGGCGGTGCTGAAGGCGTCCTCGACGAATTCGGGGATGGGGCCTTGGCCCGCACCGCCTTCGGCGACCTTGCCGCCGCCGAGGCCGTTGGCGGACATGCGGGCGGCGATGAGGGCGCTGATCGCGGCACTGCCGAGAACCGAACCGACCTGGCGGGTGGTGTTGTAGACGCCCGCACCCGCGCCGGCCTGTTGGACCGGCAGGTTGTGGGTGGCGGTCGACGCGAGCGGACCCCAAATGCAGGCGTTCGCGAAACCGGCCAGCGCGGCCGACACCAGGAACCAGACGATCGAAGAGTCCGGCGTCATCAGTGCGGAGAACCAGAAGATCGACACCGCGAACAGCCCGAAGCCGATGGTCGGCACGATCCGTGGCTGCACCCGGTCGGCGAACTTGCCGATGAACGGCGCGAAGATGCCGGTGACGATCGCCATCGGCGCGAACACCAGCGCCGACTCGGTCGGCGACAGCTCGCGCACCGCCTGCAGGTAGAAGTAGGACGGCACCATGAACGCGGTGACTGCCGCACCCATCGCGGCGATCGCGGTGTTGGACAAGGCGAAGTTGCGGTCCTTGAACAGGCTCAGCGGCAACAGTGGTTCGCCGCTGTTGCGTGCCTGGTTCACCGCGAAGGCACCGAGCACCACCAGACCGAGGCCGATCATCACCCAGATGCGCAGCGACCAGTCGTAGCTGTTGCCCTCCTGGATGCCGAACACCACCAGAAACATGCCGACACCACTGAGCAGCACGCCGGGGATGTCGAACTTGTGCTGGTTCGTCGGCAGCGCGGGCACCAGCCACACCGCCAGCGCGAACGCGATAATGCCGAGCGGGACATTGACGATGAAGATCCATTCCCAGCCGAGGCCGTCGACCAGCACTCCGCCGAGGATCGGCCCGATCAGCGTGGCCAGACCCGCCACGCCGCCCCACAGCCCCATGGCCGCGCCGCGCTTGTCCGGCGGGAAGGTGCGGGTGATCACCGCCATGGTCTGCGGCGTCATCAGCGCGGCGCCGATGCCCTGCACGGCACGCGCGGCGATCAGCATGGCGATGCTGCCGGACAGCCCGCACCACAGCGACGCGGCGGTGAACACGGCGAGCCCGACCAGATAGATGTTCTTGGGGCCGAAGCGATCACCGAGCCGACCGGTGACCAGCAGCGGCACCGCATAACTGAGCAGGTAGGCGCTGGTCACCCAGATCACCTGGGAGATGTCGGCGTGCAGGTCCGTCATGATCGCCGGGTTGGCGACCGCGACGATGGTCATGTCCAGCAGGATCATGAAGAAGCCGACAACCAGCGCGGTGAGCGCCAGCCACGGATTGCGTTGAGTGGTCATGGATTCGGAGTTCCTATCTCGGCTGATACCGATGACGGGGGCAGAACGACGGATGGCGCGGCGACGTCGGCCGAGGGTGGCGGCAGACCGGCGCCAGGACTCGGCGGCTCGGCATGATCGGCATTCGGCCGGTCGCAGTGCGACTCGACCGTCCGCTCACCGGTGGCCGGATCGAAGTCGTCCCATTCCAGTGTCCCGCTGTCCAATTCGGCGAGGAAGCTCTGGATCCAGGCGATCTCCGCGCCGAGCCTGGCGCGCTGATAAGGGAGAACGATGGTGTAGCGGCGCGGAACCCCGCGCCCACGCGCCCAGTCGATCATCGAGTCGACCTCGGCCAGCTCGGCTGCCAAATGTCCGACGCGCTCGCGCAGCAGGGCGAGCACATCGTCCTTGGGCAGGTTGTGCGCCTCACCCAGCGCGATCGGGAACACCGGATATTCCGGCGCGGGATACCGCAAAATCTCGGTGATCCGGGCACGTAGCGCCGCCCTGCCACGCTCGGTGATCCGATAGGTGGTGCGTTCGGGCCGGTTTCCTTCCCGGTCGACGCCTTCGGACCGGACGAAGTCCTGCTCGGCCAGCCGTGTCACCGTGTGATACAGCGAGCCGGGCCGCACCTTGACCAGCAGATCCTCCCGGCGCGCGATCAGCAGCTGAAACATCTCGTACGGATGCATCGGCCGCTCCTCGAGCAGCGCGAGCACGGCGATCGCCAGTGGCGTCACCGCCGGACGCGCCTGCTGCGCCATGCCATTACCTCCCGTAGATCGCTCGTCACGCGAGCCGGAGCCGTCGACTCGGGGCGAACGCTAGCCGCACCCTCGGACATGCCCCACACCAAATACTCCACACGGAATATACGGCGCGGAACAATGCCGTCGCAAGGCAGATCGCTCGGTGCGAAAAGTGATCGTGAGCACCGGGCACCCGCCCGGCGGCCAGGGCTCGCGCGCGATGGACCGAGCTCAGTCGGCGGACCGTACGCTCAGGTCAGGGGCTGCGGGCAAGGCATACGTGCGCCGCATCCGGCCGGTGCCGGGCGTGCTCGCCCAGACGGTAATGGCGAGCAGGCCATCGAGCACCATGGCCAAGACGGCGACCAGCAGCGCGCCGACCAGGACCCGGTCGTACCGGTACAGGCTGATGCCGTCGAAGATGTAGCGACCGAGCCCGCCGAGGTTGACGTAGGCCGCGATCGTCGCGGTGGCGACCACCTGGAGGGTGGCCCCGCGCAGCCCGGTGAGCAGGATGGGCATCGCATTTGGCACCTCGACGCGGAACAGGATCTGCCGTTCGGTCATCCCCATGGCCCGCGAGGCGTCGACGACATCGGCAGGCACATTGGCGATTCCGGCATAGGCACCGGCGAGCAGCGGCGGAATGCCGACGGTTACCAGGGCGAGCAGCGGCGGAATCAAGCCGAGACCGAGCAGCAGCACCAGGAAGGTGAGCAGGCCGAGCGTCGGCAGGGCACGCATGGCGTTGGCGAAACCGACGAGCACCGCGGCGCCACGCTTGGTGTGGCCGATCACCAGACCGAGCGGCACCGCGATCGCGGCGGAAATCACGATGGTGAGAAAGCTGTACCAAAGATGTTGGGCGATCCGGGTTTCGATGCCCGCGGGCCCGTTCCAGTTCGCGCCGTCGGTGAAGTAGTGCCAGGCGTCGATGAAAAGGTTCACAACGCACCGCCTTTCGCTTTCGCGGACCTGGCGTCGGCCCGCACCCACGGCGTCGACCAGCGGCCCAGCGCGTAGACGAGACGGTCGAAGATCAAGGCCAGCGCCAAGATAACGATGATGCCCGCGACGATCTCGTCCGGATAGTCACGCTGATAGCCCTGGGTGAACAGCTTGCCGACGCCGCCGACGCCGATCAGCGCGCCGACCGACACCATGGCGATATTGGTCACCACCACCACCCGCAGGCTGGACACGAAAACCGGGATGGCCAAGGGCATGTCGACGGTGAGCGTGCGGCGCAGCGAGCTGAACCCGACCGCGTCGGCGGCATCGATCACCTCGGCGGACACCGAATCCAGCGCCGCGGGCACCGCGATCACCAGCAGCGCGGTCGAATACACCGTCAACGCGATGATCACGTTCAGCGGATCGATGGTGGAGATCCCGGCCAGCGGCGGGATGATCACGAACAATGCCAGCGACGGAATGGTGTACGACAGGCTCGCCACGGTCACCGTCACCCGACGCAGCCAAGCGACGCGGCGAACCAGCGCACCCACCGGAATCGCGATCACCAACCCGAGCATCAGCGGCACCAGCGCCAGGTACAGATGGGTTTTGGTGAACCCCATGATTTCGGCGAAGTTGTCGATCAAGTACCTCACGTCGACCCCCCGCCGCTCACTTCCCGCTCGAAGAAGTGCCGATTGCGGTCGGCGTCCTCGGTGGCCCGCTGACCGGCCAACTGTTGCAGCACCTCGGTGGCCAGTACGCCACCCCGCACCGCGCCCGAATCATCCACGGCGACACCGACACCGGACGGCGAGGAGATCGCGGCGTCCAGCGCCTGCCGCAGGTCGCCGGTCGGCGTGAACAGCGAACCACCCGCGGACGTGCTCTCCGCCAGCGAACGTCCGGCGCGAACCGCCTCCACGCCGGTCACGTCCACCCAGCCGCTCGGCCTGCCTTCCGCGTCGACGACCAGCACCCAGTCGCCGCGATCCAACCGCAGGGCGGCCACTTCGGCCGCAGTGGCGGTCCGGATCTCGTGCAGCGGAACATCTTTCGCTGACCGGAAGGACAGGCCGCGATAGCCGCGGTCGCGCCCGACGAAATCGGCGACGAAATCGGTGGCGGGCTGGGCGAGCACATGATCAGGCGGGTCGTACTGCTGCAGCACTCCGCCGCGGCCGAACACCGCGACCCGGTCGCCGAGGGTGATCGCCTCGTCGATGTCGTGCGTGACGAACACGATGGTCTTCTGCAATTCGGCTTGCAGCCTTTGCATTTCGATCTGCAACTCGGCTCGGACCACCGGGTCGACGGCGCTGAACGGCTCATCCATCAGCAGCACCGGCGGGTCGGCGGCCAGCGCCCGCGCCACCCCGACGCGTTGCTGCTGCCCGCCGGAGAGCTGTGCCGGATACCGGCCAGCCAGCGACCGGTCCAGCCCCACCCGATCGAGCACCTCCAGCGCCGCCGCACGGGCCACCTTGCGCGAATCGCCGCGCAGCACCGGCACGGTCGCCACATTGTCGACGACCGTGCGGTGCGGCAGCAGTCCGCCGCTCTGGATCACGTAGCCGATACCGAGCCGCAGCTTGACCGGGTCGACCTTCGAAATGTCCTGTCCGGCAATGGTGATCGTGCCAGCGCTGGGCGTGATCATCCGGTTGATCATCCGCATCGACGTGGTCTTGCCGCAGCCGGACGGGCCGACGAACACGGTGAACGAGCCGGAATCAATACGCAGATCGAGATCGGTGACGGCGTGCGTGCCGTCCGGGTAGGTCTTGCTGATGCCGTTGAATTCGATATCGGACAACGGTTTCCCCTAACCGGTCGGCGTGTTCAGCCCTTGCGCGGCTACCCAGGCGACGGCCGCGGCCTTGGGCTCGGTCTTGCTGCTACCGGACACGGCTTCGTTCAGTTTGATCAGCTCCGCGGTGGTCAGCTTCGCCGAGGCGGCGTTCAACGCGGCCAGCGCCTTGTCGGTCTTCTTGGCCGAATTCAGCAGCGGGACCACGTTCTGCGCGGCGAAGTTGCGCTTCGGATCTTCCAGCACCACCAGGTCGTTCTGCACGATGGCCGGCGAGGTGGTGAAGATGTCGGCCGCGGTCACCTGCCCCTCGACCAGCGCGCGCACGGTGGCTGGCCCGCCGCCGTCGGCGATCGGCACGAAGTTGTTCGCGGCGATGTCGAGGTTGTAGTTCTTCTTCAGGCCGGGCAGTCCGCCCGCGCGCTCCTGAAATTCCGCCGGCGCACCGAATTTCACCTCGGCCGAGTGCGCGGCCAGGTCGGCGATGGTGCGCAGGTTCCAGCGTTCGGCGGTGGCACGGGTGACCACTACCGCGTCGGAATCCTCCCCGGGGGCCGGGGTGCCGATGGTGAGCTCCGAGCCGAGTGCCTTGGTCAGCGCGCTCTCGACCTCGGCGGCGCTGGTCGCGGTCGCGTCCTTGTCCAGGTACTGGAGCAGGTTGCCGGTGTATTCGGGGATGACCGAGATCGCGCACTGGCGCACGGCAGGGACGTAGGCCTCGCGACTGCCGATGTTCAGCTTGGTGTCGACCTTGAAGCCGTTGATACGCAATACCTCCGCGTATATTTCCGCGACGGTCTCCGACTCCGGGAAGTTCGCCGAGCCGACGATGAGCCCGTCGCCTTCGCAGCTGCCCTTGCTGGCGAGCGGGTCGGAGTTGCCACACGCGGACAGGATCATGGCGGCGGCCAGTGCGGTGGCGGCGACGATGAACCGGGCGGCGCGCAGCGCCAGCCGCAGCGCCGATCGGCCGTGCCGCGCGGCATCGGGATTGATCGAGGTTTTCACTGAAGTCCTTCCGGCATGGCGGGCAGTGCGAGGTCCCGGGGCAGCACAGCCACCGGTACATTCTGGGTGTCCATACTGCCCGCTTCAGGGTGTTCCTGTTAGCTCTGTCGGTCTCTCGGAGAGTTGGTGTCGCCGAATGGTGTTGCCCGCGTCGCTGCGGATACTGGCTCGTTTACTGGTCGTCGCGACCGCCGCACTGGTCGTATCCTGCGGGAACGGCGAACAGGGCGCGCGGATCACGGTCGGTGCCGGTGATTCGGTCGAGTCCATCCTGCTCGCCGAGATCTACGCGGGCGCGCTGGCGAGAACCGGGGCCCGCACCTCGGTCGAACCGCATCTCGGCAGCCGTGCCGACTATCTTTCGGCACTCGACGCGGGCCGGATCGACCTGATCGGCGAGCACAGCGGCGCACTGCTGGCCTTCCTCGACACCACCGCCCGCGATCGCACACCGGAGCACGTTGGTCGCGCGCTGAGCAAGTCGCTGCCCGAGGGGCTGGTGGTCACCGATGCCGCCGACGGCACCGACCTGCGGCCGCGAGTCGTGCTCAGCACGGAGACCGCCACGCACGACAACGTGCGCACCATCGCCGATCTCGCGCCGCGATGCGACCAGCTCACGGTCGGCGTTGCCCCGGTACCGGACCTGATCACGCTGCCGCCCGCGCTGGAACAGGTGGCGGACTGCGCCTTCGCCGCGACGCTGCCGTTTCCCGATGCCGAAGCACTGCGAAAGGCCCT from Nocardia iowensis includes these protein-coding regions:
- a CDS encoding ABC transporter ATP-binding protein is translated as MSDIEFNGISKTYPDGTHAVTDLDLRIDSGSFTVFVGPSGCGKTTSMRMINRMITPSAGTITIAGQDISKVDPVKLRLGIGYVIQSGGLLPHRTVVDNVATVPVLRGDSRKVARAAALEVLDRVGLDRSLAGRYPAQLSGGQQQRVGVARALAADPPVLLMDEPFSAVDPVVRAELQIEMQRLQAELQKTIVFVTHDIDEAITLGDRVAVFGRGGVLQQYDPPDHVLAQPATDFVADFVGRDRGYRGLSFRSAKDVPLHEIRTATAAEVAALRLDRGDWVLVVDAEGRPSGWVDVTGVEAVRAGRSLAESTSAGGSLFTPTGDLRQALDAAISSPSGVGVAVDDSGAVRGGVLATEVLQQLAGQRATEDADRNRHFFEREVSGGGST
- a CDS encoding ABC transporter substrate-binding protein, with amino-acid sequence MILSACGNSDPLASKGSCEGDGLIVGSANFPESETVAEIYAEVLRINGFKVDTKLNIGSREAYVPAVRQCAISVIPEYTGNLLQYLDKDATATSAAEVESALTKALGSELTIGTPAPGEDSDAVVVTRATAERWNLRTIADLAAHSAEVKFGAPAEFQERAGGLPGLKKNYNLDIAANNFVPIADGGGPATVRALVEGQVTAADIFTTSPAIVQNDLVVLEDPKRNFAAQNVVPLLNSAKKTDKALAALNAASAKLTTAELIKLNEAVSGSSKTEPKAAAVAWVAAQGLNTPTG
- a CDS encoding ABC transporter permease, which produces MNLFIDAWHYFTDGANWNGPAGIETRIAQHLWYSFLTIVISAAIAVPLGLVIGHTKRGAAVLVGFANAMRALPTLGLLTFLVLLLGLGLIPPLLALVTVGIPPLLAGAYAGIANVPADVVDASRAMGMTERQILFRVEVPNAMPILLTGLRGATLQVVATATIAAYVNLGGLGRYIFDGISLYRYDRVLVGALLVAVLAMVLDGLLAITVWASTPGTGRMRRTYALPAAPDLSVRSAD
- a CDS encoding PadR family transcriptional regulator translates to MAQQARPAVTPLAIAVLALLEERPMHPYEMFQLLIARREDLLVKVRPGSLYHTVTRLAEQDFVRSEGVDREGNRPERTTYRITERGRAALRARITEILRYPAPEYPVFPIALGEAHNLPKDDVLALLRERVGHLAAELAEVDSMIDWARGRGVPRRYTIVLPYQRARLGAEIAWIQSFLAELDSGTLEWDDFDPATGERTVESHCDRPNADHAEPPSPGAGLPPPSADVAAPSVVLPPSSVSAEIGTPNP
- a CDS encoding ABC transporter substrate-binding protein yields the protein MVLPASLRILARLLVVATAALVVSCGNGEQGARITVGAGDSVESILLAEIYAGALARTGARTSVEPHLGSRADYLSALDAGRIDLIGEHSGALLAFLDTTARDRTPEHVGRALSKSLPEGLVVTDAADGTDLRPRVVLSTETATHDNVRTIADLAPRCDQLTVGVAPVPDLITLPPALEQVADCAFAATLPFPDAEALRKALLDGRIQAGLLTGPPAVVPGSTDGLTILSDDTYAVRAENVLPLLRKGALDERRIEKLNYVAGELSTDDLATMIRRIRDDRAEPAEVARTWLDDHSL
- a CDS encoding ABC transporter permease is translated as MRYLIDNFAEIMGFTKTHLYLALVPLMLGLVIAIPVGALVRRVAWLRRVTVTVASLSYTIPSLALFVIIPPLAGISTIDPLNVIIALTVYSTALLVIAVPAALDSVSAEVIDAADAVGFSSLRRTLTVDMPLAIPVFVSSLRVVVVTNIAMVSVGALIGVGGVGKLFTQGYQRDYPDEIVAGIIVILALALIFDRLVYALGRWSTPWVRADARSAKAKGGAL